The following are from one region of the Actinopolyspora halophila DSM 43834 genome:
- a CDS encoding methyltransferase domain-containing protein produces MLTVDFDTLGVRPGQRVLDLGCGAGRHAFELYRRGLRVVAFDHAEQDLAEVSAMFGAMEQEGEVPDGAEATTVQGDALDLPFPDESFDHVIASEILEHIPADDKVMHELVRVLKPGGRVSVTVPSRFPERVCWALSERYHDVEGGHVRIYRRAQLFDRLRAAGLRPVHHHYAHALHSPYWWLKCAVGVERTDHPLTGLYHRMLVWDMLSAPWLTRTLERLLNPVLGKSVVTYLYKPAGVAVA; encoded by the coding sequence TTGCTGACGGTGGATTTCGACACGCTCGGGGTGCGACCGGGCCAACGGGTGCTGGATCTGGGGTGCGGCGCGGGGCGTCACGCCTTCGAGCTCTACCGCCGGGGACTGCGCGTGGTCGCCTTCGACCACGCGGAGCAGGACCTCGCCGAGGTGTCGGCGATGTTCGGTGCCATGGAGCAGGAGGGCGAGGTGCCGGACGGAGCGGAAGCCACCACCGTGCAGGGCGACGCCCTCGACCTGCCGTTCCCGGACGAGTCCTTCGATCACGTGATCGCCTCGGAGATCCTCGAGCACATTCCCGCCGACGACAAGGTCATGCACGAGCTGGTCCGCGTGCTCAAGCCGGGCGGGCGCGTCTCGGTGACCGTGCCCAGCCGGTTTCCGGAGCGGGTGTGCTGGGCGCTGTCCGAGCGGTACCACGACGTCGAGGGCGGGCACGTGCGGATCTACCGCAGGGCCCAGCTGTTCGACCGGTTGCGGGCCGCCGGGCTGCGCCCGGTCCACCACCACTACGCGCACGCGCTGCACTCCCCGTACTGGTGGTTGAAGTGCGCGGTCGGGGTGGAACGCACCGACCATCCGTTGACCGGGCTCTACCACCGCATGCTGGTGTGGGACATGCTGAGCGCCCCGTGGTTGACCCGGACGTTGGAGCGGTTGCTGAACCCGGTGCTGGGCAAGAGCGTGGTCACCTACCTGTACAAGCCCGCGGGGGTGGCAGTTGCCTGA
- a CDS encoding class I SAM-dependent methyltransferase, whose translation MNRASPQRSTGTGSPDSPADPIPPDLLDVARRATGFMPEHEGRALFDAAVEHLADGVGVEIGTYCGKSTVYLGAAARRTGGIVVTVDHHRGSEEHQRGWEYHDPELVDPHSERLDTLGRFRRTMTEAGLEDHVVAVVGDSVTTASIWRTPITLLFVDGSHTESAAQADFANWAPRIRQGGALLIHDVFPDPADGGRPPFHVYRRALDSGEFREVSATGSLRVLQRVGGGLDAL comes from the coding sequence TTGAACCGCGCCTCGCCACAACGGTCCACCGGGACCGGCTCACCGGACTCACCGGCCGACCCCATCCCGCCGGACCTGCTCGACGTGGCCCGCCGCGCCACGGGATTCATGCCGGAGCACGAGGGAAGGGCCCTGTTCGACGCCGCCGTGGAACACCTCGCCGACGGTGTGGGGGTGGAGATCGGCACCTACTGCGGGAAGTCCACCGTCTACCTGGGGGCGGCGGCACGGCGAACGGGCGGGATCGTCGTGACGGTCGACCACCATCGCGGTTCCGAGGAGCACCAGCGCGGCTGGGAGTACCACGACCCCGAGCTGGTGGACCCCCACAGCGAACGGCTGGACACCCTGGGACGTTTTCGCCGAACCATGACCGAGGCCGGCCTGGAGGACCACGTCGTCGCCGTCGTGGGCGACTCGGTCACCACGGCCTCGATCTGGCGCACCCCGATCACCCTGCTGTTCGTCGACGGCAGTCACACCGAGTCCGCGGCCCAGGCCGACTTCGCGAACTGGGCACCCCGGATACGGCAGGGCGGTGCCTTGCTGATCCACGACGTCTTCCCCGACCCCGCCGACGGGGGCCGCCCCCCGTTCCACGTGTACCGGAGGGCCCTCGACAGCGGGGAGTTCCGGGAGGTCTCGGCCACCGGTTCACTGCGGGTGCTGCAACGCGTCGGTGGCGGTCTCGACGCCCTCTAG
- a CDS encoding glycosyltransferase family 4 protein, which translates to MRIALLSYRSKPHSGGQGIYVRHLSRGLAELGHEVEVFSGQPYPELDRGVRLTKVPSLDLYREPDPFRTPHPRELRGPLDLAELGIMWTAGFPEPLTFSLRAARILRDRAHEFDVVHDNQSLGYGLLGLRRAGIPLVATVHHPITHDRRVDLEAAGGWRKLTLRRWYGFLRMQRRVARRVPRVLTVSRSSAEDIVNDFGVPEDNLRVVPLGVDSEVFRPPERPRTPGRIVAMASADTPMKGIDTLLEAVAKLRTERSVELVLVSNPVRGGPTERLIEELGIGDIVHTVSGLTDTRLAELFGSAEIACVPSLYEGFSLPTVEAMACGTPLVASRAGAIPEVVGTDGTTAELVPPADVEALAGGLGALLDDPDKRAALGRAGRSRVLARYSWASVAAATVDCYAEAIESSRKGQ; encoded by the coding sequence GTGCGAATCGCTCTGCTGTCCTACCGAAGCAAGCCGCACAGCGGCGGGCAGGGGATCTATGTTCGTCACCTCAGCAGGGGGCTGGCCGAACTGGGGCACGAGGTGGAGGTCTTCTCCGGACAACCCTATCCGGAACTGGACCGGGGAGTGCGCCTGACCAAGGTCCCCAGTCTCGACCTCTACCGTGAGCCGGATCCCTTCCGCACGCCGCACCCTCGTGAACTGCGCGGTCCGCTCGACCTCGCGGAGCTGGGCATCATGTGGACGGCGGGGTTCCCCGAACCACTCACCTTCAGCCTGCGCGCCGCGCGGATACTGCGCGACAGGGCCCACGAGTTCGACGTCGTGCACGACAACCAGTCCCTGGGGTACGGGCTGCTCGGCCTGCGCCGCGCGGGGATCCCGCTGGTCGCCACCGTGCACCACCCGATCACGCACGACCGACGCGTGGACCTGGAGGCGGCCGGTGGCTGGCGCAAGCTGACCCTGCGGCGCTGGTACGGCTTCCTGCGCATGCAGCGGCGCGTGGCCCGGCGGGTCCCGCGGGTGCTGACCGTTTCGCGGTCCTCGGCCGAGGACATCGTCAACGACTTCGGGGTGCCCGAGGACAACCTGCGGGTCGTTCCGCTCGGGGTCGATTCCGAGGTCTTCCGGCCACCGGAGCGGCCACGCACGCCCGGCAGGATCGTCGCCATGGCCAGCGCCGACACCCCGATGAAGGGGATCGACACTCTTCTCGAGGCGGTGGCCAAGCTGCGCACCGAGCGTTCGGTCGAGCTGGTGCTGGTTTCCAACCCCGTCCGGGGAGGTCCGACCGAGAGGCTGATCGAGGAGCTGGGGATCGGCGACATCGTCCACACGGTCAGCGGACTTACCGACACCCGATTGGCCGAGTTGTTCGGTTCGGCCGAGATCGCCTGCGTCCCCTCGCTGTACGAGGGGTTCTCGCTGCCGACCGTCGAGGCCATGGCCTGTGGCACTCCGTTGGTGGCCAGTCGCGCCGGCGCGATTCCCGAGGTGGTCGGAACCGACGGGACCACGGCCGAGCTGGTGCCGCCCGCCGACGTGGAGGCGCTGGCCGGAGGCCTCGGTGCCCTGCTCGACGACCCGGACAAGAGGGCAGCGCTGGGGCGAGCCGGTCGATCTCGGGTTCTCGCACGTTACAGCTGGGCTTCGGTGGCCGCGGCCACGGTCGACTGCTACGCCGAAGCCATCGAATCGAGCAGGAAAGGGCAGTGA